A window of the Lactuca sativa cultivar Salinas chromosome 5, Lsat_Salinas_v11, whole genome shotgun sequence genome harbors these coding sequences:
- the LOC111877306 gene encoding D-3-phosphoglycerate dehydrogenase 1, chloroplastic has translation MAASASSSLLSSRSPIKLTSLSSLTWRLPVSVSLPRHQRRRASPVFVVLSMDAKPTVLVAEKLGEAGLDLLKEFANVDCSYNLSPEELCTKISLCDALIVRSGTKVSREVFESSGGRLKVVGRAGVGIDNVDLGAATEHGCLVVNAPTANTVAAAEHGIALLTSMARNVAQADASIKAGKWLRNKYVGVSLVGKTLAVMGFGKVGTEVARRAKGLGMHVIAHDPYAPADRAHAIGVDLVSFDEAISTADFLSLHMPLTPATSKILNDENFSKMKKGVRIVNVARGGVIDEDALVRALDAGIVAQAALDVFTVEPPPKDSKLIQHENVTVTPHLGASTMEAQEGVAIEIAEAVVGALRGELAATAVNAPMVPAEVLTELKPYVTLAEKLGRLAVQLVAGGSGVKSVKVTYASARGPDDLDTRLLRAMVTKGLIEPISSVFVNLVNADFTAKQRGVRITEQRVLLDGSPESPLEFIQVQIANVESRFASAMSESGEVTVEGKVKDGVAHLTKVGGFEVDVSLEGNIILCRQVDQPGMIGTVGSILGEENVNVSFMSVGRTAPRKQAIMAIGVDEQPSKAALKRIGEIPAIEEFVFLDL, from the exons ATGGCGGCTTCAGCTTCATCTAGCCTTCTTTCATCTCGATCGCCCATCAAATTAACCTCTCTATCTTCCCTTACATGGAGATTACCTGTCTCAGTCTCTCTCCCTCGCCACCAGCGACGCCGCGCGTCTCCGGTGTTTGTCGTTCTCTCCATGGACGCCAAACCTACCGTCCTTGTCGCTGAAAAATTAGGAGAAGCTGGGCTTGACCTTTTGAAAGAGTTTGCTAATGTTGATTGCTCATATAACTTGAGCCCTGAGGAGCTCTGCACCAAGATCTCGCTTTGTGACGCCTTGATTGTACGGAGTGGGACTAAAGTGAGCCGAGAGGTGTTTGAATCGTCCGGCGGTCGGCTTAAGGTCGTTGGACGCGCCGGCGTTGGAATTGATAACGTGGATCTGGGAGCAGCGACGGAGCATGGTTGCCTTGTCGTTAATGCGCCGACGGCTAATACCGTTGCCGCTGCTGAGCACGGGATCGCGCTTCTTACTTCTATGGCGAGGAATGTCGCTCAGGCCGATGCATCGATTAAAGCCG GGAAATGGCTGAGGAACAAATACGTAGGTGTGTCCCTAGTTGGAAAGACACTTGCAGTGATGGGATTCGGGAAAGTTGGAACAGAAGTCGCAAGGCGTGCTAAAGGTcttggtatgcatgtaattgcaCACGACCCCTATGCTCCAGCTGATCGTGCACACGCCATAGGAGTTGACCTTGTCAGTTTTGATGAAGCCATTTCAACAGCAGACTTCCTCTCACTCCACATGCCCCTCACCCCTGCTACATCAAAAATCTTGAACGATGAAAacttttcaaagatgaaaaaagGAGTCAGAATTGTGAATGTTGCTAGAGGTGGAGTCATAGATGAAGATGCATTAGTCAGGGCTCTCGATGCTGGCATTGTAGCACAG GCTGCACTTGATGTTTTCACTGTAGAGCCACCACCAAAAGATAGCAAGCTGATACAACATGAAAATGTGACTGTTACTCCTCATCTTGGTGCTAGCACCATGGAAGCTCAG GAAGGAGTTGCCATTGAAATTGCTGAAGCTGTTGTTGGAGCTTTAAGGGGTGAACTTGCAGCTACTGCAGTCAATGCTCCCATGGTTCCTGCTGAG GTTCTGACAGAGCTAAAACCATACGTAACCCTAGCTGAAAAACTAGGCAGATTAGCTGTACAATTAGTAGCAGGAGGAAGCGGGGTGAAATCGGTCAAAGTGACATATGCATCCGCCCGTGGGCCGGATGACCTGGACACAAGACTCCTACGAGCCATGGTGACAAAAGGTCTAATCGAGCCAATCTCAAGCGTATTTGTCAACTTAGTGAATGCGGACTTCACAGCCAAACAACGTGGGGTCCGGATCACGGAGCAACGGGTCCTCCTAGACGGGTCGCCCGAAAGCCCGTTGGAGTTCATCCAGGTCCAGATTGCAAATGTGGAGTCGAGGTTCGCAAGTGCAATGTCGGAATCAGGTGAGGTGACAGTTGAAGGGAAAGTGAAGGATGGGGTTGCACATCTGACTAAAGTTGGGGGGTTTGAAGTGGATGTGAGTTTGGAAGGGAATATTATACTTTGTAGACAGGTTGATCAGCCTGGAATGATTGGTACTGTTGGGAGTATTTTGGGGGAAGAGAATGTGAATGTCAGTTTTATGAGTGTTGGGAGGACTGCCCCTAGGAAGCAAGCCATTATGGCCATTGGAGTTGATGAGCAACCCAGTAAGGCTGCTTTGAAGAGGATCGGGGAGATTCCCGCCATTGAGGAGTTTGTTTTTCTGGATTTGTAG
- the LOC111877316 gene encoding uncharacterized protein LOC111877316 encodes MGKTSSKKDESKHADRKFEKKLEFYAKVRDTVALGAQKTIKKKKLRPREKKLKAYNLSSLAEFLPDIEPSKQPTTSDFKVTSKSRQKLVMKEANQLKTVLNDPVFKADPLAALHQHLQSTQPVIEKPARKSENGKKGRKKMKKKKKKKGSKAQSMEE; translated from the exons ATGGGAAAGACGAGCTCGAA AAAGGATGAATCCAAGCATGCTGATCGGAAATTTGAGAAGAAACTTGAGTTTTATGCAA AGGTTAGAGATACAGTTGCTTTAGGTGCTCAAAAGACGATCAAG AAGAAGAAACTTAGACCCAGAGAAAAGAAACTGAAAGCATACAATCTCTCTTCCCTGGCAGAATTCTTACCTGATATAGAGCCTTCAAAGCAACCAACAACTTCTGATTTCAAAGTCACAAGTAAATCAAGGCAAAAACTTGT AATGAAAGAGGCGAATCAATTGAAAACAGTTCTGAATGATCCTGTTTTCAAAGCTGACCCATTGGCAGCCTTACACCAACATTTACAAAGCACACAGCCTGTAATTGAGAAACCTGCAAGAAAGAGTGAAAATGGAAAGAAAggaaggaagaagatgaagaagaagaagaagaagaaagggtcTAAAGCTCAATCTATGGAAGAATGA